From the Papaver somniferum cultivar HN1 chromosome 2, ASM357369v1, whole genome shotgun sequence genome, the window CATAAAAACTTCATAGGTTCAAATAGAACTTGTGCAGGTCTATGAAGGCCCTCATAAGACTCGGTCTTAGGTGACAGAATCGGCTGAACTTTGTCTACGGGAGCCTTTCGCTTCAACCCAAGTTACCTAACATAATCAATATTTTTTTAAAGCATATCGTATTCATGACCTTCTCCAACGTCGGAAGGAAGTAGTAGGTCCAGGGACATTTATGTCATTAACGAAATATCAACGTGTAAAACATGGAGGTCTGGTGTAGTCTCTAGACATGATACACATTTCACTGAAAATCTCACGTTGTACTTTTCCACAACACTTAAATTCAAAATAGTGGAAATGATATTCGATTTTATTCGATTTTATTCATTCCATAAATTTTTATATTTACGAGGAAATAAAAATTCAATCCATTTAAATATATATTGGTTGGCATGTGAGCACATACTCGTCAGAATCAAACTCCTCCTGTCTACTCTGCATTGAGCTCGAGTCCAAGACCATCTTATATAGAAGTCCTCCAATCTTTTCTCATTGCCTCTTTCTCCTCTTGAATTGGTATTCAGACAGAAAGAGCAAAAAGGCAGGAGTGGGTTTTACTTATTTAGTAGAATCTGATCATAGAAAACATAAGATTGTTGAGAAACTAATCAAGAATCAAGAAATCATGTCTGCAACAACAAAAACTCCATTGTTGGAGTATGAAGAAGTTGACCAAGAAAAACCAAGAGGATGTTGGAGTAAATTTTTAGATGTTAAAGAAGCAAAGAGTCAAGTATTGTTTTCAGTACCAATGATAATAACGAATGTTTCTTATTATTCAATTACTTTGATCTCTGTTATGTTTGCTGGTCATCTTGGTAAAGTTGAACTTGCTGGTGCTACTCTTGCTAATTCATGGGCTACTGTTACTGGTCTTGCTCTCATGGTAACTCTCTCTCCcttttagttttttcttgtttAATAAAGAATTGAAAGTTCTTAGTATTCTCAAGTTTAATGTTTCTGTTTTTGATTTGATGTTTATTTATTATAATGGTCCATGGATGATCTTGAGCTTCTGGTATGAAAAAATAGACCCATGGAGGTTGAAAATGGGAATGAGATTTTCAACTAATTAGAAAACAAGATCCAGTTAGAGAGAGATGCAATTTAATTGTGAATGTCTAATATCACACAATTGATATGCTTGTTTTCATGACTTGATTAACTGAAAATGACATAGGTTGTTATAATTTTGTTAGAACGATCCTAattgaaaaagtgatagtatctcttttccagaaacgaAAGGAGTATgttcttttggtttttgatttaattttactATGGATGTTTCAGACTGGTCTTAGTGGGGCACTGGAGACTCTCTGTGGACAAGGATATGGAGCTAAGTTATACAGGATGCTGGGCATCTACTTGCAAGCGTCTATAATAACGTCATTCATCATATCCATTTTCATATCAATTGTGTGGTTGTTCTCGGCTCACATACTGATATTACTTCAACAAGAACCTGAAGTAGCAGAAATGTCCGCCACCTACATAAAGTATTTGATTCCAGGGTTATTTGCTTATGCATTCTTGCAAAATACTCTGAGATTCCTCCAAACCCAGTCTGTAATATTGCCTCTAGTTATTTGCTCGGTGGGTCCATTGATTCTCCATATTGGTATCGCCTACACTTTAGTTTATTGGATCGGTCTGGGTATCAAGGGAGCAGCTTTATCAGCTGCGATCTCATTGTGGATATCGTTCATTATGTTGGCACTATATGTGAACTATTCAGAGAAATTCAAATATACATGGGAAGGACCTTCAACAGAATGCTTCAGATACATTCTCCCATATATGAAATTGGCGATCCCATCTGCAGTGATGGTCTGGTAAGTTTTTTCTAGTCATTGTTATTCTGTTTAATGAGTATGTCAGATGTTTCAATTGGAATTCGACCATCTAAAAGACGTAACCGTCTGGCATTTTCAAGAATTTCATGTACTGAAccttttgttccttgtttttTGCTTTCCCACAGTTTAGAGTACTGGGCTTTTGAAAT encodes:
- the LOC113348809 gene encoding protein DETOXIFICATION 19-like, whose translation is MSATTKTPLLEYEEVDQEKPRGCWSKFLDVKEAKSQVLFSVPMIITNVSYYSITLISVMFAGHLGKVELAGATLANSWATVTGLALMTGLSGALETLCGQGYGAKLYRMLGIYLQASIITSFIISIFISIVWLFSAHILILLQQEPEVAEMSATYIKYLIPGLFAYAFLQNTLRFLQTQSVILPLVICSVGPLILHIGIAYTLVYWIGLGIKGAALSAAISLWISFIMLALYVNYSEKFKYTWEGPSTECFRYILPYMKLAIPSAVMVCLEYWAFEIMVLLAGLMPNSENSTSLIAMCVNTEAVTFMITYGFSAAVSTRVSNELGAGNADGAKNAVAVTLKLSVLLALTVIVSLLFGHDLWASAFSDSPDIKREFANMTPLLAISILFDSAQGVLSGVSRGCGWQHLAAWTNLGAFYMVGMPIAVLLAFKFAFYAKGLWIGLICGLSTQACILLVITLRTKWSALQLSVTDEKRTTVLV